From Gimesia panareensis, the proteins below share one genomic window:
- a CDS encoding tyrosine-type recombinase/integrase yields the protein MSEINSFWRLGNMISSVIKFPSQLVHQGYEPKFRLTVRDCFFEYVFPDMDPEEQKGTLSVYMTTINHWETRTNNPPIAEITNDLLRKFKKSFQLEGYSPESIKKYWRHLRRILRRVGPPADRNPLGEDLIDRIPYMSPPKSAPRKIPRLITEDEMNAVYYACKVATWPKKVESPALIWQTALVIFYNCGPRSQDVFRRLCWLNVDLQYQRISFVSQKRSKLQGIPFQELVGLHFEALYHGQRPEETVLQMTKCNRSLYKEWKKILNASGIREHFTFQDLRKTCNSLLNAANPGANAGKWVLGHGGSGVNEEYYHNPGPEVIKAIENLKQPESFWSILE from the coding sequence ATGAGCGAGATCAACTCATTTTGGAGACTTGGAAATATGATTTCTTCAGTTATCAAATTCCCCTCACAGTTAGTCCACCAGGGTTACGAGCCCAAGTTTCGCCTCACTGTCAGAGATTGCTTTTTCGAGTACGTTTTTCCGGACATGGATCCGGAAGAACAAAAGGGTACACTCTCCGTGTACATGACTACGATCAACCATTGGGAGACCAGGACAAACAATCCTCCCATCGCAGAGATTACCAACGATCTACTGCGGAAATTCAAAAAGAGCTTTCAACTGGAAGGCTATTCCCCCGAGTCCATCAAAAAATACTGGAGACATCTCCGTCGCATTCTGCGGCGCGTCGGTCCACCGGCCGACAGGAACCCACTTGGGGAAGATCTGATCGATCGAATTCCCTATATGTCGCCTCCCAAAAGTGCGCCCCGCAAAATTCCCCGGCTCATTACCGAAGACGAAATGAACGCGGTCTATTATGCCTGCAAGGTGGCTACCTGGCCGAAGAAGGTCGAGTCCCCTGCCCTGATCTGGCAAACGGCTCTGGTCATTTTTTACAACTGTGGTCCCAGATCGCAGGATGTCTTTCGTCGGCTCTGCTGGTTGAATGTGGATCTCCAATATCAGCGGATCTCATTCGTTTCTCAGAAGCGATCCAAGCTACAGGGCATTCCGTTCCAGGAACTTGTTGGTCTGCATTTCGAAGCACTGTATCACGGTCAGAGACCAGAGGAGACCGTTTTGCAAATGACCAAATGCAACCGCTCGCTTTACAAGGAGTGGAAGAAAATCCTAAATGCGTCCGGAATCCGGGAACACTTCACGTTTCAGGATCTGCGAAAGACCTGCAATTCACTCCTGAACGCGGCCAATCCTGGAGCGAACGCCGGCAAGTGGGTGCTCGGTCATGGCGGCAGCGGGGTCAACGAGGAATATTATCACAATCCCGGTCCCGAAGTTATCAAGGCGATCGAGAATCTAAAACAACCAGAATCGTTCTGGTCGATTCTGGAATAA
- a CDS encoding HD-GYP domain-containing protein yields MTTEIQDNPELTACDAAEQEETVAIRVEDLIVGRTIQNPIYDAHGVLLLAEGAVITSRFKELLRDRKQDHVEIHNEDASTVSLNALAGNPLIEGASPGIFSTELTEKLDRLIESGSMFVANTGPALRDSMVVHGCKGYDKEHRENLFDQQQAFGESLDNMMRGALKGSRPSGSEIAGIAANYLTQLTSDADCVISVAMEAGSDETLSQHCLQMSLLGMAIGAELNLDEGNIRTIGLCGLVHDWGMVKVQEKIGKWRRRLEPLELMEMRKHPIFSLEMLEEIAGIPSIVPVVCYQVHEQPNGEGYPRQRSQNMIHLFARILNVAHWYVSLTSSREDRPALMPYAAMEYMLRMTNEKTIDSSPMRALLNLLSLFPVGSFVTLTDGSAARVIRRNGDHYTSPIVQIIQTADGKNADLENPDMIIDLKQSDLEIDQALPTPGKDEIDLTSELFDGQV; encoded by the coding sequence ATGACTACAGAAATTCAAGATAACCCCGAACTCACTGCCTGTGATGCAGCGGAGCAAGAGGAAACCGTTGCGATTCGCGTGGAAGATCTGATCGTGGGCCGTACGATTCAGAATCCGATCTACGATGCGCATGGAGTTCTGTTACTGGCGGAAGGTGCGGTGATCACTTCCCGCTTTAAGGAACTGCTGCGTGATCGCAAACAGGATCATGTGGAGATCCACAACGAAGATGCATCAACCGTCAGTCTGAATGCCCTGGCCGGCAATCCGCTGATTGAGGGGGCCAGTCCGGGAATCTTTTCGACGGAACTGACCGAAAAGCTGGACCGGCTGATCGAATCGGGTTCGATGTTTGTCGCCAACACCGGCCCTGCGCTCCGCGATTCGATGGTGGTGCATGGCTGTAAAGGGTATGACAAGGAGCACCGGGAAAACCTGTTTGATCAGCAGCAGGCCTTTGGCGAGTCGCTGGATAACATGATGCGGGGCGCACTCAAAGGGAGCCGGCCGAGCGGATCAGAAATTGCCGGTATCGCTGCCAATTACCTGACTCAATTGACTTCCGATGCTGATTGTGTCATTTCCGTCGCTATGGAAGCCGGTTCGGATGAAACCCTGTCGCAACACTGTCTGCAGATGTCACTGTTGGGAATGGCCATTGGTGCGGAATTGAATCTGGATGAAGGCAACATTCGTACTATCGGGCTGTGTGGCCTGGTCCATGACTGGGGGATGGTCAAAGTCCAGGAGAAAATCGGCAAATGGCGTCGGCGTCTGGAGCCGCTGGAACTGATGGAGATGCGGAAACATCCGATCTTTTCCCTGGAAATGCTGGAAGAGATTGCTGGAATTCCAAGTATCGTGCCTGTGGTCTGCTACCAGGTGCACGAACAACCGAACGGTGAAGGTTATCCACGGCAACGATCACAAAATATGATCCACCTGTTCGCCCGGATTCTGAATGTGGCGCATTGGTATGTTTCATTGACCAGTTCCCGGGAGGACCGCCCTGCCCTGATGCCTTATGCGGCCATGGAATACATGCTGCGGATGACGAACGAGAAAACGATCGATTCTTCTCCCATGCGGGCGCTGCTGAATTTGCTTTCGCTGTTTCCGGTGGGGAGTTTCGTCACACTGACGGACGGGAGTGCGGCCCGGGTGATCCGCCGAAACGGGGATCATTACACCAGTCCGATCGTGCAGATCATCCAGACCGCGGATGGGAAAAATGCGGATCTGGAGAATCCGGACATGATCATTGATCTCAAGCAGAGCGATCTGGAAATCGATCAGGCACTGCCCACCCCTGGAAAAGATGAGATCGATCTGACCTCGGAACTGTTTGACGGTCAGGTTTGA
- a CDS encoding sugar phosphate isomerase/epimerase family protein, which translates to MEKWPIGVFASVDAGLGVHFDVVQELGIPTIQIHAPHKQTRTKEVAEEFIKKCNDAGIQLTCVFGGFDGESYASIEETKKTVGLVPAETRAARLEEMKEISDFARLLGCDTVALHIGFVPEDRESDDYKDLVKTTQELLDHVKVNGQNLNLETGQESADHLLDFIGDVARDNLKINFDPANMILYGTGDPIAALKRVGHLVGSVHCKDATWAPEGQRGTAWGAEVPLGDGDVGMGTYLRTLDEIGYAGPLTIEREIPEQRDQQKADIGKAVALLAELKEQIG; encoded by the coding sequence ATGGAAAAATGGCCTATTGGTGTATTCGCATCTGTCGACGCGGGACTGGGGGTACACTTCGACGTCGTCCAGGAGTTAGGAATCCCCACGATTCAGATTCACGCGCCCCACAAGCAGACCCGAACAAAGGAAGTTGCCGAAGAATTCATCAAAAAATGCAACGACGCCGGGATTCAACTGACGTGCGTGTTCGGTGGTTTTGACGGAGAGAGCTACGCCAGTATCGAAGAGACCAAGAAGACCGTCGGTCTGGTTCCCGCAGAAACCCGGGCTGCCCGCCTGGAGGAGATGAAAGAGATTTCCGATTTCGCCCGGTTACTGGGATGTGATACCGTGGCGCTGCACATCGGTTTCGTTCCGGAAGATCGTGAATCCGACGATTACAAAGACCTGGTGAAGACTACGCAGGAACTGCTGGATCACGTGAAAGTCAATGGTCAGAATCTGAACCTGGAAACGGGGCAGGAATCGGCAGATCACCTTCTCGATTTCATCGGCGACGTGGCCCGAGATAACCTGAAAATCAACTTCGATCCTGCCAACATGATCCTGTACGGGACGGGAGATCCGATCGCAGCTCTGAAACGCGTCGGCCATCTGGTGGGGAGCGTGCACTGTAAAGATGCCACCTGGGCACCTGAGGGTCAGCGTGGAACCGCCTGGGGAGCCGAAGTGCCCTTGGGAGACGGTGACGTGGGCATGGGAACTTACCTGCGGACGCTGGATGAAATCGGTTATGCCGGCCCCTTGACCATCGAACGTGAAATTCCCGAGCAACGGGATCAGCAGAAGGCTGATATCGGCAAAGCGGTCGCTCTGCTTGCGGAACTTAAAGAGCAGATCGGCTGA
- a CDS encoding universal stress protein has product MIEIKKILIPTDFSEPSQAATQYAVELARKFGAQLHLLNVIEDPVVYMPMFESYSLPPKEDFENFAKTRLDNWILDEDKEGLDLVTHWVHGNPFVDILKYAKNEDVDLIVVGTHGRSFAAHLLLGSVAEKVVRKAPCPVLTVRPKGHQFIHPLQDEA; this is encoded by the coding sequence ATGATTGAAATCAAAAAAATCCTCATCCCTACAGACTTCAGTGAACCCTCACAGGCCGCTACTCAATATGCTGTCGAACTGGCCCGGAAATTCGGTGCCCAGCTGCACCTGCTCAATGTCATTGAAGACCCTGTGGTCTACATGCCCATGTTCGAGAGCTATTCCCTTCCCCCCAAGGAAGACTTCGAAAACTTCGCCAAAACCAGGCTCGACAACTGGATTCTGGACGAAGATAAAGAGGGCCTCGATCTGGTCACGCACTGGGTGCACGGCAATCCCTTTGTTGATATCCTGAAATACGCAAAAAACGAAGACGTCGACCTGATCGTCGTCGGCACACACGGTCGTTCCTTCGCTGCACACCTGCTGCTCGGAAGTGTAGCAGAAAAGGTGGTACGCAAAGCTCCCTGTCCGGTGCTGACCGTCCGCCCCAAGGGACATCAGTTTATTCACCCGTTGCAGGACGAAGCCTGA
- a CDS encoding SLC13 family permease — MIGDSSHPSESRIPFYGKLFSLIAFVVILNLPTPEDMSASAQRLAAVTVLMAILWMTQALPIAATSLIPLFAFPLFGIQNPAEVSQSYINQNIFLYMGGFIIALGIEKWGVHRRIALHTINVVGSSPRRVVLGFLFATGFLSMWISNTASTLLMLPIGMAIIGSMTELSLFDSDVDSAKAIRHFSVALLLGIAYSASIGGVTTLIGTPTNIAFQQIWLSQFPQGPQLSAGEWMIMVVPFGVTFILITWLVLCWKMPHLSSSKGSSRNIIHEQIQKLGQPTRAEVLMLIVFATTAILWVTRKPLIFGEWELLGGWEQLPIHFLIKWGIPTEKASSWVHDSTVAMGMAILMFAIPACKSEDGKTEYLMDWDTAERLPWGVLLLIGGGFAIAGAFKTTALSNWVGHEFSQLIAGWPAWALVLAACLMLTFLTEFTSNIATVNTVLPILAAAAISLEIDPRLIMIPAAISASCAFTMPIATPPNAIVFASGKIKMSDMLTYGIILNLIGVVLLTAFMFFYFMPQMGIQPGTVPDWLHSR, encoded by the coding sequence GTGATTGGCGACTCATCACATCCTTCGGAAAGCCGGATCCCCTTCTATGGTAAGCTGTTCAGCCTGATCGCTTTCGTGGTCATTCTGAATCTGCCGACTCCGGAAGATATGTCTGCCTCCGCGCAGCGTCTGGCCGCAGTCACCGTACTAATGGCGATCCTGTGGATGACACAGGCACTCCCCATCGCCGCCACCAGCCTGATCCCCCTGTTTGCTTTTCCCCTGTTCGGCATTCAGAATCCGGCTGAAGTCAGTCAATCCTACATTAATCAGAATATCTTCCTCTATATGGGCGGCTTTATCATCGCCCTGGGCATTGAAAAGTGGGGCGTGCATCGACGCATCGCCCTGCATACGATCAATGTCGTCGGTTCCAGTCCCCGTCGAGTCGTATTGGGTTTCCTGTTCGCTACCGGCTTTCTCTCGATGTGGATCAGCAACACCGCCTCCACACTGCTGATGCTCCCCATCGGCATGGCGATCATCGGTTCCATGACCGAACTCTCCCTGTTCGATTCCGACGTCGATTCTGCAAAAGCCATCCGACACTTTTCCGTCGCACTTCTGCTGGGCATCGCCTATTCCGCAAGTATCGGAGGTGTCACGACTCTGATCGGCACACCAACCAATATCGCCTTTCAGCAGATCTGGCTCTCACAGTTTCCCCAGGGGCCCCAGCTCTCGGCAGGGGAGTGGATGATCATGGTCGTTCCGTTTGGCGTCACCTTTATATTGATCACCTGGCTGGTACTCTGCTGGAAAATGCCCCACCTCTCCAGTTCAAAAGGTTCTTCGAGAAATATCATCCACGAGCAGATTCAGAAACTGGGGCAACCTACCCGTGCAGAAGTGCTGATGCTCATCGTCTTCGCCACGACTGCCATTCTCTGGGTCACGCGGAAACCGCTGATCTTTGGAGAATGGGAGCTGCTGGGGGGCTGGGAACAGTTACCGATTCACTTCCTCATCAAATGGGGCATTCCCACAGAAAAAGCCTCGAGCTGGGTGCATGACTCCACCGTCGCTATGGGCATGGCCATCCTGATGTTTGCCATTCCCGCCTGTAAATCAGAAGATGGCAAAACAGAATACCTGATGGACTGGGATACCGCAGAACGACTTCCCTGGGGTGTGCTGCTCCTGATCGGGGGTGGCTTCGCAATCGCGGGGGCATTCAAAACAACCGCACTTTCCAACTGGGTTGGGCATGAATTCTCCCAGCTGATTGCCGGCTGGCCCGCCTGGGCCCTGGTCCTGGCGGCCTGCCTGATGCTCACCTTCCTGACCGAATTCACGTCGAATATCGCCACTGTGAACACCGTCCTGCCGATCCTGGCAGCCGCTGCCATCAGTCTGGAAATCGATCCGCGGCTGATCATGATCCCGGCCGCCATCTCCGCCAGCTGCGCTTTCACCATGCCGATCGCCACGCCTCCCAATGCAATCGTGTTCGCCTCGGGAAAGATCAAAATGTCGGACATGCTGACCTATGGCATCATTCTGAATCTGATCGGAGTCGTGCTGCTTACCGCCTTCATGTTCTTCTACTTCATGCCGCAGATGGGCATTCAGCCGGGAACCGTGCCCGACTGGCTCCACTCCCGCTGA